The Papaver somniferum cultivar HN1 chromosome 6, ASM357369v1, whole genome shotgun sequence genome segment accaatacaaaagtcgggcctttgtgaatagttttaccaagaacataaacaagtcatgagcggttatactaatcacacatattggttgttcaaaaaatatgcaatgaataacaataccaataatgcctggcgatttccttttcgattcacaaaacaagttcatgaacttacttccttaaaacacatgtaaaacattgtttcctaggatgaaatcctcacatcatacccatacataatcacaatatcattcaaacgattatgtcgatgtcttatatacaaagtttaatggttaagaaataaacctcgtattgtattccttaatactatgtctatctagagtgttcatgctttgcagttttgttttcaatatgcacgacttgaaagatacgttaaggaatgaaacagttcaagtcaaatatcactaacctcaagtggaaggatgatattgtcattgtagcttcttacttcttcacttcttcaagtcttcgcaatacttgtaatgtctcgtatcctaatactatcaagctaacctatacgaagttgactctaatacataatcaagcgactcttaaatgatttttggttcactaaaatatgacaaccaaacttgacataccaacgcttggtgggtccaACAAAGCTATGTTCTacacaaatgtaaacattgtttcctaggatgaaatcttcacctttacccatacacataatcacaatagcattcgtaGGATTATGTCGACGttatatatacgaagttcaaaagataagcgttatacttcgtatcttaattccttaacactgtgatcatgtctcactgctagagtataatcattcacagcctcaaagttatgtttttaatataacacgacttgaaagatacgttaggaatgaaacaattcaagtcaatattactaacctcaagaggaaggatgatgtcgtcgttttagcttgttacttcttcttattcttcaggtcttcgattaatacttgtatgtctcataatcctagactttctagtctaacctatacgaagttgtctctaatacataatcaagcgactcttagatgagttttaattcactaaaatatgaaaacaaaacttgacataccaacgcttggtgagctcaaccgagctgtgctctaacacCTTCTTTGTGCAAGGATTTAGTACTTTCAAAAACTATTCATTTTTTCCTAGTTGCAATAACCATAATAAAGAGTGTATCCGTTAGCAGAACATAGCAAAATATAAAAACTTTCAAAAAATCTTCATTTTCTCCCAGCTGCAATAACCATAATAAAGAGTATATCCATTAGCACAACATAGTAAAATATAAAAACCTATTTAAAAACACATAATGTACATGCATATATGTATACCTTCTTCTTTGTGATGAGATAGTCCAGGCCGACTAACGACAGATTTACAAGCTCGTCCGTTTCAGCTAGCCATGTTAGCTTCAGTTTGGTGGACTTAACCGAGCCGTCAAGGTTTAGAACTCCCGTCATGTGTGTGACAATCCCATCTTGGTCCTTTTCTACTTCTTTTATAATTGCATTCCCCCAATCCATCAGTGTGATTTCCCCACCTGCTGCAATAAGGGATGCATCAGCATTGTCCAGCCAATCTCTTTGCTACGTGATGGATTTCGTACCAGCACCTTCAAACTTTTTATGCCGGGGTAATACACAGACAAATAATTTGTCAGGTCCATCAATCAGGGTCCGCATCACCCAACGCTCCTTAAGGACAACAGTGTGTCTAGCAGAAACATGATCAATAATTTTCTTGTTAATAGTTCACAGTTTGTCCCACTCCATGAGATTGAGCTTTTTCGATGTTCCCTGCTCAACAATGAACTGCGTCAACGCCTCGATAGTCAAGCCTTGACATACTATTCCCTGCACAATAGGGATATGGGGATCGTCCCATCCGTCAACCTTACCATTCTCAACAAACCAAAGAAGTTTACGCTGCTTAGAAACATATACACCATATTCAACCTGCTAAACTCATAAATTTGAACCCGCCGTAGTCCCATGTCCTAAAGAACCCTCTCATAATGCGCATTGAGATCATGATACTTGCTGGAGCGGAGCGCGTGCATGACACCTTCCCTCGCATCAACAAACGGACATGCGAAATCAAAAGTTGGGTATACCTTATACTTGTCGCCAACACGATTATGAGGAACTTGATTGCAGAGGTAATAAACGGGATCTGCAAGCGACTTATTTGTATCCTGCATATCCAACTTACCACGAAAACAACATTCCAGACCCTGCGACCATCTCCATCCATAATTCCATATTTTCCTCTTTGAGTATTATTCATGCATTTTGACTCAATGCCATTCCTCCTTTCTTTCTTCATGAACTCCCACGCAGTATTATCAACGTAAGCTTTACCTTCACCAATCAGCCTCTCAGCCATGGCCATCAACTGTGGGAAGTAATTAGATGTCAATGTAACAACATCATATTCGACGCCTAGGGTCTTGATATCAATCAGCAGATTGTGCACAAACTCGTTCTTCTCCTTGGAAGGATTTGTATCATCAAAACAGATAATCAGTCGACCGTCGTAGTCTTTGGCCAGTTTATAGTTGGCGAGTGGTGATTTTACGTGCCCTATATGCAGAAACCCGCTGGGTTCTGAAGCAAATCTCAAACATACTTGTCCAACTTGAGCATCCGGAAGCTCAATTTCAAAAGTTGCAGCAGCTTTCCCTTTCTCCTTAGTCTCCGTCGTCATCTTCATCACTCTGGTCTTCCAAAATTTCAGCTTCTCTGCAAGTTTTTTCTATTAAGCTTAAAGTTTTCacctttttatatatatatatatatatagagagagagagattatAGGTAAAGGTTTGCTAATAGAGTCCGACTTTGTGCACCCTGCCTAtaaccggggtgcacattcctccACTCCTTATTTGTTGGATTCTCTTCAGCCGTCTGTTACtaattttatttatgaaaaaaaagaATCAATTGTTTCGGTAAAAAATAAAATGCATCGGAACTGGCAAAATTTGctctttcttttgtgtttctCTCTCGTTGCTTTCTGCATCATGGATTCATGGTGAATCAGCAAAAATACGTTGAtcttgattatgctcaacatatctgtaattattttcttaattaatctcCATTCATCTGAAACACCATGAGGGGTTTTCACCGAGGAAACAAACCCATTGAAGCTTCGTCTTGATTCTGGCCTTTTACCCATTATAATCTCTTCAGTTTTAAGCTACTGAATTGAGCGATTATCACCATGGTCATTAAGTTCATTAGCAGAGTAATCCGATTCCGTTAATTATACACATAAATTGCTTGACACAGTTTGCATAAGTGATTATCCCCTGTCTTTGCATAAGTTCATTAACATAGTACTAAACTTGAATGAAAATCTTGTGTTTCGAACAAAATGGGTTGATTATATGTATGTGAATTGTAATTCCGTTGATTATGCACATAAATTGCCTCGTTTAATTGGGGGCTcctaaaaaacaattaggagCCCTGACTAGTTTATACCCACATCAAAATTTTAGGAGGGTTCCAAAAGATTGGTGAAAAtattattttacccttactgcTACTTAAAAATCTATCCTATCCTCCCTCCTTTCCTCTCCCATCCGAGTTTTCCCATCTCCTCCATTAACGATACAAAAAAAGAAATCATCGTCGTAATCGTCGATACGAAAAACTTTAATCCGGGAagagaattagaagaagaaatggcgCCGATTAGAAAATAagtgaacgaagactctcctttgttttgattttttcttgagtTTTGATCGTGAAATTGAGGTCCAGCTAAAGAACTTGCATTTAAgcaagagctcaaacgagctgaggTGATTAACACCTCACTTTTTATTCATCACCTTGGTTCCCAAGAGTTGACTCCTAGTTGACTGGGCTTTCTTTTCTTAGTTAACAAACACCTCttcttgatttttatttatattcTCTCAATTTTTATTGTAGGAACGTATGACATTGAAACACAAAAACAACTCCAAGTGGGCAAAACGAGCCATACAGCGTGGTTTGGCTAACCAGGACGAAGGAACTAGAGCTACTATCTCTAATCAGCTTAATCAACATGCAATTTTGACCAGAAAAATGAAGAGTATGAACGACAGTAGTAGTAGTGACGACAGTAGTGATTTTGATGACGATGACGATCTTGAAGCTGTCGCAGACCATGACGAGCCTGTGAAATTAGTAAACAAGGCAAAAGAGAAGACCCTCAAAATTatagaagatgaggatgaagctCCAAAATCAGGAGTTCTTGCCTTACCTTTCATGGTATGCTTTTAATGTGTTAGCGTGCTGATATCTGAAGTTTCCTCATACATGCATCTTAGTTGTTTCTTTGTTTGCTTCCCACACTGTCTACATTAGCAAATCATGTGACTGGGATACTATCTGATACCTCAGTCATCATCTGCGGGACTGAGTCCTACTTAAGAACCAGCAGTGCATTTAAAATGTTTAACAATCTTAACTTTGATCTTCTAGGTTCGGGGAAATGAAAGGAGAAAAAAAGCAGTTGATGAAGAAGCTAGGCTTGCACTTAAAGAGTATGACTCATCTTTGAGGGAGCTGGAAGAGAATTCAGATGAAGCAGAACGTTCGAAGAAAGCAACGTCAAGTGGTAGACGCGTTTTCGGTTCGGCAGCTAAAAATCAGTCTGACGATAAATCAAATAAGGTGGATAGGGATAGAAATAGTGACAGTGAAGATGAATTTGCAACTGAAGATTTTGGTGGTGCTGTATCCGGCAGAAATATGTTGGTTTCACAGAAAAATATTCACATTGATCCTAAGGTACCAACATTTGACATAATCACTTTCTTTTGCTTACTATTTTTCTTTGGATGTGGAGTTCTTATTTTCTTGCTTATAACAGAGTTTTAATGATATTGTTGAAGAGCCTGGCCTGAAGACGACGTATGATGTTGCTATTTTTGCGTCGAACTCCTTCAAGAAGGTTAGTTTTGCTCTATATCAATTATTTTAACTGATGAACCATTCAGTATTACTTAATCATTTGTAACTCATATGTGTAGAtgaaaagtgaaaataaaaaatcCAGTACCAATAAAAAGAACTCAAAGGCAGTAGACCCTGCTTTGCCGCTTAAAGAGACCAAGGTTTGGCTTCCCCAGTTATTTAACTTGGATGTGTTTTTTGTTCTGTTCTTTGGAGTCTTATTAATTTattgttattttcttttaaaaaatttTTTTAAAGGAGGAAGACGAGGATAGTGGTAGTGAGAGCGGAGAAGAGATGGTTGATGGAATTCTTACTTCTGGTACCAAGCAAGAATATAAACTTCCGTCTCAGGCAGATCTTATACGCAATGCTTTTGCTGGTGATGATGTGGAGGAAGAGTTTGAGAAGGAAAAATTAGAAACTCTGAATGAGGAAAATCCTGAACCTGAGAAGCCAACTCTAGTTCCAGGCTGGGGCCAGTGGACTCATATCCAAAAGAAGAAAGGTTTACCTTCTTGGATGGTTGAAGAGCATGCAATTGCACAAAAGAAAAGGGAAGATGCGCTAAAAGAGAGAAAAGATTCGCATCTCAAGCACGTAATTATTTCTGAGAGGCTTGACAAGAAGGTGAGTAATACTACTTATTGACTTATATGTCTGGTATGTTTAGTTGTAAGTGATTCTGCATCTGAGTTGTAACTAATTCCCGACATTCTAATCTGAATGTCTTAATGTGCGTGGGCAGGCTGAGACGCTACATACAGCGACAGTGCCGCATCCATACACATCCAAAGAACAGTATGAAGCAACACTTCGTGTGCCTCTTGGACCCGAGTTCAACCCAGCCACAAAAGTTGGAGCACTTATCCGTCCTGAAGTAAGTCTCGTGAATAATACTGTAAACAATTAGTGGTCATACAAAATTTTATGCACTGAATTCCGTGTCTCCTTTTTTCCTGCTAAATTAATGTTATTAACATAAAGAATTGTTGAAACTCTAAAATCCTTGAGTAAATTAGAACAAGGAGAACATATAGGAAAGAAAATTTGGAATCTTTCGTGCACTGAATGCCGAATCATTCAGCGTTTCCACCTTTCGCTGAACTATTCCGCGCTTGACCAGTCAACACGGTCAAAGCGTTGAACTATTCCGTGCCTGGCGCTTCACCGTTCACCGTTACAGAAATCGATCTAACCCAACAGAAGatcgatcttcttcttctttcttcctcacCCAAAACTCTCGGAAAATGCATGTTGCAGAGCAAGATTTTCAGGGATTTTCGTCTCAAATCGCATCGTGGGTTTGAACATCAACACGATTGGAATCATTTGACATTGGTTTGGAGAGAATCCGTCCACGAAATCGATTTGCGTTAGATTTTGaaactttagttttttttttcgatGATCATgattttttgatgaaattgatatGTTTAGATGATTGGTATTTGTTATTTAGATGATATTTTTAGTATTAAataatttaatttgaatttttgtgATGAAATTTGTTCTTGggattaatttgattatttgtgatgaagatAAATGATAATTTGTATGAGAGATTACATGATTATGATGAAAATGATACTTGTAGTATTTTTGATGGAGTTAAATTTgtatgaatatgaatttgtatgatTAAATGATAAACTGTGGTTGACAAAATTATGAATTATGAATTTGTATGATTAAATGGTAAAATGTGGTTGATAAAATTATGAATTTGTATAATTTGTATGAATTATGGATTTATATGATTGTATGAATTATGCTGAAAATGATAAAATGTGgttgattcttttttttcttttgttattgattgtagtatgaaTATGGAAGAACATTTAGATGCTTTGGATATAGTATTAGCAAAGGGAGATAGGCATGtatttaataatttgattgatagTTGGACTATAAACTTTAGAGGCAGTTTCAATGAGGTTGAAATGTTATACCAAATTGTAGTGAAAGATAATCTAATGACACAACGATATTATGATAACTGTGGGTTTTCTTCCTGTAGTTGGTATATGAGCTTGGCATCCTTCATGCAGATTGGTATATGTTAACTGGAATTCCCATTGGTGATCCTACAAAACATCAAGTAGTTATGCCGCAATTGGGTGAGCTAACATATGCATCTTTGGATGATTTGtattttcaagatttcaaaggatTTGAAAAATGGAACACTAAGCAAAGTACAATATCCCTCAATATCTTGAGAACCTACATTAAAAGTAGAGAAAATACCAACAATATTGAATGTGTAAATATATTGACGAGAGCATTATTTCTTTGGGTTTTTGGTCATTTTCTTATTGCGGGTTCTAGTGGAAGAGTAGATAAACGTTGGGTTTTATTGTTGGATAATTTGGATAAAGTTGAGGAATATGATTGGGGTTTAGCTTCCTTAGGTAATACCTATAAATTTCTTGATGGATGGTCAGAGAATGGGAAGGATTTATCTGGCATGGTTATGGTACTTGAGTATTGGTACTATTATTACTTCTGCAACATGCAACCCTTGCTTTGTTAGAAGTTCAAGAAGAGATAAAGCAAAGAAAAAGGCTCGTGAGGAAGAGCACAAAGGGTTGCAAAGTATGAAACTGAGGAAGAGTTCCTTAAGAAAAAATATGGAAAACACTGCAATCTTGGCACAAACCCAACAAAGAGAATCGAACATGAAGATCCTATGCCAAAATTTGAATGAAGTACAAAAATGGGAGAGATACCCCTTTACAAGAAATGGAGGAACGAGATTTTGgttcgtaatggcttagaaccaaTCCCCTAAATTACAGTGATTTATGAATAATAATTTAAGTTATTAGGATGAGTCTGATCGTGGTGCAAGATTCAACTTTCTTGTTGAATCCACGTCACCAAAAACCAATGCCCAACTGCAGTGAGGATCCAAAATTCTACGTCCATACGCGGTTTGAAACTGCGCAGCAAGCAATTGGAAACAACACATCATTTATCAACCATTAGATATCCAATAAGACTAGGAATCCAACGGCCTATATGGTACTGATAATTGAGTTTCTATAAAGTAGTGACAATACGCATTTAGGAACTGCGTTTGAGGCTTTTTTGATACGCAGTTTCTAACCGCGTGCCCAAATTACttccatcttggatccaagcaaATCGCTGCACTCtctggaaatcaagagaacattGCTCGAATAAACGACACATCAAAAATCCCAATCTTGAACAAATTGTCAAActtttcaaaattaaaaatttgaaACATACCTGTCTGGTGGTATAACATGAGTGTCAAActtttcaaaattaaaaatttgaaACATACCTGTCTGGTGGTGTAACATGAGTGTGagaaaacaaagaatgaaaacagTATAAAATTTAATTACTGAACTACTGATGGAGTAAAATAGTAAAAAAAAGGTGAAGCGCTGAATGATATAGCGCTAACGTGGGGCGCGTTTCCATTCAGCGCTAAACCTTGGCGCTGTATCATTCAGCGCAGATGCTTGGAATATTCTTGCTGGCGCTGTTTCGTTCGGCGAAAAGGTAGTTTTCTCAGCGCTGAGTCATTATGCAAAAATATCGAGATGCTAGTTCACATGCTAGCAACcggtaggagagagaactagtgttaacttttttgccacacttttttttttttgaattgcaacctaTATTTTCATTAACTCCATAATCTTCATCAGTAATACCACGACGAAAAATAAGCAAATCGATCACCATTTATATCCATTTATTTGCtgatccatttttttttaatttattatttgtTTCAATTGGCCCGGTGATATCTTAAATCCAGCTGCTaactatgttgatgatatcttaCCATCCCCGTTTGTGTCAAATATACTTCTTCCATGTTTTCTGATATTACTGCATATTTCTTACTTCTAATCATTCATATTCCATTAATTGGTTATGGGTTTCATATTGTTTCACAAGTGCAGATTGATAGGTTAACTAAGAAGGGAAAATCCGTAACTCCACTCTAGgctattgtttgagggtgaaaacgatttctgctgattttggtaatttcaagtGTGTGGGTgaaaaacgagtttaaaccctaaacaatgtactgcaagggagtactttagattcgagatatcaatctgtacaaatccgtcctaaaccaataaatggccgttccagacttgcttcggtcacaaagtgaaggagaagggttggttttgggagggaagtagggctgttcatggtcggttttggttcggtttctagcgaccaaaaccgaaaccaatacaactggttttttaaaatctaaaccaaaccaatccattaatcattggttcggtttccaaatggttccagttggtttcggtttgtcccagtggtttttggttaaccaataattatgtcaaccaaaaaaatatacacaaatttacagataaaaaaatcgtagttgccgatagtattggtttacacaaatttacagacaaaaacaacaaaataaaaaaaatatcaagaatagttaaagcttactctaattctagagatcaaaaaatatatataatatatcttagtttagttattgacaaataaaaaagaaggaagacgggaagaaaaaagtcaagtaacagcagctgtagttgggggtggagaaaggAGGCGactaagagaaggagaaagagaaagagggagtgTATCATAACGacattagatttagggtttctatttatcctctaaatcaatgggtagaaccTAATActcggtagaaactaagtttaaaaattaatcggttttccaatggcttttggttcggttttagaggtcaaaccaaaccaaaaccaacactatcggttttccactttctacaccgtaaccaatccattagtaaatggttcggtttggtttcttcctaattggtctggtttggtccgattccagcggaaaaccgaaaccatgttcagccctagagggaagcgaagagagtgttgagaccagaatagttgattctggaagagtagttgtttcacgacttgtatcagaaagtgggaagctaacagatggaaagctagcaaatattttctgagtgttgtatcctccgacctgaacctgttgttcggtggaaataggtaagacctatttatacaagtcgaagtgaaacgtactctggtctcattaagaaatggaaaacggatgagtaaatgggaggaggtggtaaccggtaacgcctggaattgatgttccataaaagaaagcgtttcaccattaccccctgtatttactaaccgcctcatccttatgacactgtcttataacgggcgtagtgtacgccgcactctATAGACCGAAAAACCAATGCcccatgagcatcccccagtttgtgacatgtgttgatgtctcgagtgttttcgtggaaaacatgtagcatgttgttgttgtctgaaaagttgagattgggagacttgtcggctcggtggtggccttcgacggtcgagattatgcatcttaagaggaaaggtagccgttgattaatgcaacccttcgtttggtagccagtggcatgaaagcatgctcggtatggctttaatatgtcctggcttaggcgcggccaaaagttagggttttggctttgtttagacgcgaccaaattagggacaaaagttgccatgcgatagctggtaaccttggacgactaagatttgcatctaaggtggaagggtggtcgttggtcgtcgcacgccttcgttttggtagtcgcataggaaaggccggcatggtatggtgcggcaaggtggttggcatgccattggcacatgtggcatggcatgccttggtgcggtttagcaaggccaaaactagggttttgggccaaaggttaccatgcgttggttggcgaccttgggcgGCTAAGATTTgcctctaaggtggaagggtggccgttgatcgtcgcacgccttcgttttggtagccgcatagggaaggccgtcatggtatggtgcggcaaggtggtgaGCATCCATTATGTggcatggcataccttggcgcggtttggcgtggccaaaactagggttttgggccaaagtttaccatgcgttggttggcgaccttggacggctaagatttgcatctaaggtaaaagggtggtcgttgatcgtcgcatgccttcgttttggtagccgcatagggaaggtcgacatggtatggcgcggcgaggtggttggcatgccattggcacatgtggcatggcatgccttggcacggtttggcgtggacaaaactagggaaggttaccatgcgttggttggcgaccttggatggctaagatttgcatctaaggtggaagggtggtcgttgatcatctcactccttcattttggtagccgcatagggaaggccggcatggtatggtgcggcaaggtggttgaagtgccattggcacatgtggcatggcatgccttgacgcggtttggcgtggccaaaactagggttttggggcaaaggttaccatgcgttggttggagaCCTTGAGCGGCTAAGATTTgcctctaaggtggaagggtggccgttgatcgtcgcacgccttcgtttaggtaggcgcatagggaaggacggcatggtatggtgcggcaaggtggttgccatgccattggcacatgtggcatggcatgccttggcgcggtttggcgcgtccaaaactaggattttgggccaaatgttaccatgcgttggttgggcggctaagatttgcatctaaggtggaacggtggtcgttgatcgtcgcacaccttcgttttggtagccgcatagggaaggccggcatggtatggtgcggcaaggtggttggcatgccattgacacatgtggcg includes the following:
- the LOC113286382 gene encoding U3 small nucleolar RNA-associated protein 14-like; translated protein: MTLKHKNNSKWAKRAIQRGLANQDEGTRATISNQLNQHAILTRKMKSMNDSSSSDDSSDFDDDDDLEAVADHDEPVKLVNKAKEKTLKIIEDEDEAPKSGVLALPFMVRGNERRKKAVDEEARLALKEYDSSLRELEENSDEAERSKKATSSGRRVFGSAAKNQSDDKSNKVDRDRNSDSEDEFATEDFGGAVSGRNMLVSQKNIHIDPKSFNDIVEEPGLKTTYDVAIFASNSFKKMKSENKKSSTNKKNSKAVDPALPLKETKEEDEDSGSESGEEMVDGILTSGTKQEYKLPSQADLIRNAFAGDDVEEEFEKEKLETLNEENPEPEKPTLVPGWGQWTHIQKKKGLPSWMVEEHAIAQKKREDALKERKDSHLKHVIISERLDKKAETLHTATVPHPYTSKEQYEATLRVPLGPEFNPATKVGALIRPEVSLVNNTVNN